One region of Flavobacterium sp. KACC 22763 genomic DNA includes:
- a CDS encoding helix-turn-helix domain-containing protein has product MKVVTINTEKTKNIFDELQTSFGGKVTFDLEEYTLAVENSFAEGSIIGASFADNISYVQFDMTFSIDVRLDILNVKSSPIYFAYCSKGNLSHSFGLNGEERKLKTFQTAIVTSKNSEDNVLFFEKGKKTKLTLIIVGTQIDAASQTHSLNQQVKDTFFENNQVADFFYIGSYNLQIAEKIEQLNSITQTGIVRNLLKEGIMRIILAMEIQQHSDDLHAFANEANGLTVRELEEVKDLSEFIKSNPEEAFSIKSLSKKSGLSPNKLQEGFKMIHNRTVNDYITHMRVLKAEILIRTSDLNISEIVYCIGFTSRSYFSKIFKQKFNCSPKEYKFNLNSLAITA; this is encoded by the coding sequence ATGAAAGTAGTTACTATAAATACAGAAAAAACTAAAAATATATTTGATGAACTTCAGACTAGTTTTGGCGGAAAGGTGACTTTTGATTTAGAGGAGTATACACTTGCAGTAGAAAATAGTTTTGCCGAAGGCTCTATTATTGGGGCTTCATTTGCAGACAATATCTCATACGTTCAGTTTGATATGACATTTTCTATAGATGTTAGGTTGGACATTCTAAATGTAAAATCCTCGCCAATTTATTTTGCTTATTGTTCTAAAGGAAATCTTTCGCACAGTTTTGGATTGAATGGAGAAGAACGAAAACTGAAAACTTTTCAGACTGCCATTGTAACATCAAAAAACAGCGAGGACAATGTTTTATTTTTCGAAAAAGGAAAAAAAACAAAGCTGACTTTAATTATTGTCGGAACTCAGATTGATGCTGCGAGTCAGACGCATTCTTTAAACCAACAAGTAAAAGATACTTTTTTTGAGAATAATCAGGTTGCGGATTTCTTCTATATCGGATCATATAATTTGCAGATTGCAGAAAAAATAGAGCAGCTTAATTCGATTACTCAAACCGGAATTGTTAGAAATCTACTGAAAGAAGGAATTATGAGAATTATTCTGGCCATGGAAATTCAACAGCATTCAGACGATTTGCATGCTTTTGCAAACGAAGCAAACGGATTAACGGTAAGGGAGTTGGAAGAAGTAAAGGATCTTTCTGAATTTATAAAATCAAATCCAGAAGAAGCTTTTTCAATTAAATCTTTGAGTAAAAAATCGGGTCTTTCTCCAAACAAACTTCAGGAAGGTTTCAAAATGATTCACAATCGCACAGTCAATGATTACATTACGCATATGAGAGTTCTAAAAGCTGAAATCCTGATTAGAACCTCAGATCTAAATATTTCTGAAATCGTGTATTGCATCGGTTTTACAAGCAGAAGTTATTTCTCCAAAATTTTCAAACAAAAATTCAACTGCAGCCCAAAAGAGTATAAGTTTAATTTGAATTCTCTAGCAATTACTGCGTAA
- a CDS encoding DUF6526 family protein has product MKIQTYYNHIRFYTPHHFIYYPVLILFLIASIYLSITTEDHLIWAFISVAFVFLFALAYMLRQHYALTLQNRIIRLEMRYRYFTLTGKRFEEFEYKLTDDQIFALRFAPDNELIPLIEDVLKNNLTGDAIKKAIVHWKADYHRV; this is encoded by the coding sequence ATGAAAATCCAGACATATTATAATCATATACGATTTTATACCCCACACCATTTTATCTATTATCCTGTTTTAATTTTATTCTTAATTGCAAGCATTTATTTGAGTATTACAACAGAAGATCATTTAATATGGGCATTCATCAGCGTAGCTTTTGTATTTCTTTTTGCACTGGCTTATATGCTACGACAACACTACGCATTAACGCTACAAAACAGAATTATACGTCTAGAAATGCGTTATCGTTATTTTACTTTAACAGGCAAAAGATTCGAAGAATTTGAATACAAACTTACAGACGACCAAATATTTGCTTTGCGTTTTGCACCAGATAACGAATTGATTCCGCTTATAGAAGATGTTTTAAAAAACAATCTAACCGGAGATGCTATCAAAAAAGCAATTGTACACTGGAAAGCAGATTACCACAGGGTATAG
- a CDS encoding ABC transporter ATP-binding protein — protein MEKEKLHKEPKTKEKDQTPIIEIKDLHKTFGKDNAVLKGVNLTLNKGEDLVVLGRSGSGKSVTIKCIVGLIEPDKGEIKVFDENVLNISKSELNEIRVRIGFLFQSGALYDSMSVRENLAFTLTKHKRDLSSQEVENEVMEALENVGLADAIDKMPSELSGGMKKRIGLARTLILKPEIILYDEPTTGLDTITSREISELILDIKHKQKTSSIIITHDMACAKLTADRIVVLKDGVIHAEGTYEELEKDEDEWVRSFFE, from the coding sequence ATGGAAAAGGAAAAATTACATAAAGAACCTAAAACAAAAGAAAAAGATCAGACTCCGATTATCGAGATTAAAGATCTGCATAAAACTTTTGGTAAAGACAATGCTGTTTTAAAAGGCGTAAATCTCACTTTGAACAAAGGCGAAGATTTAGTGGTTTTAGGACGTTCAGGATCGGGAAAATCGGTAACGATTAAATGTATAGTTGGATTGATCGAACCTGACAAAGGCGAAATTAAAGTTTTTGATGAAAACGTTTTGAATATATCCAAAAGCGAGCTGAATGAAATTAGAGTCCGAATTGGATTTTTGTTTCAAAGTGGAGCACTTTACGATTCGATGTCCGTTAGAGAAAATCTGGCTTTTACCTTGACCAAACACAAACGTGATTTGAGTAGTCAAGAAGTCGAAAATGAAGTAATGGAAGCGCTGGAAAATGTTGGTCTAGCAGATGCGATAGACAAAATGCCTTCTGAACTTTCGGGAGGAATGAAAAAAAGAATTGGTCTGGCGCGCACGCTAATTTTAAAACCAGAAATCATTTTGTACGACGAACCTACAACGGGTTTGGACACGATAACATCCAGAGAAATTAGCGAATTGATTCTGGATATCAAGCACAAACAAAAAACCTCATCGATTATTATTACCCACGATATGGCTTGCGCAAAATTGACGGCCGATCGAATTGTAGTTTTAAAAGATGGTGTAATTCATGCCGAAGGAACCTACGAAGAATTAGAAAAAGACGAAGACGAATGGGTACGCTCATTCTTTGAATAA
- a CDS encoding MlaE family ABC transporter permease — MILDIKNTFAEIGETTIFAKRFFKEVFIPPYETREFLKQCYVIGYKSLPLVAITGFIMGLVLTLQSRPTLVKFGAESWLPGMVALSLIREIAPVITALICAGKISSGIGAELGSMKVTEQIDAMEVSAVNPYNYLVVTRVLACTLMVPILVFFADAIGIIGGYVGINIHGDVNFYRFLTQIVQSLEYLDLLPATLKTFFFGFFIGIIGCYKGFNASNGTESVGRAANSAVVTASLSIFIIDMVAVQITDLFF, encoded by the coding sequence TTGATTCTCGATATAAAAAATACATTCGCCGAAATTGGAGAAACCACCATATTCGCCAAAAGGTTTTTTAAGGAGGTTTTTATTCCTCCTTATGAGACCCGAGAGTTTCTGAAACAATGTTATGTTATCGGATATAAATCTCTGCCCTTGGTTGCAATAACAGGTTTTATTATGGGCTTGGTGCTTACGCTACAATCGCGTCCTACGTTGGTAAAATTTGGAGCAGAATCTTGGTTGCCAGGAATGGTCGCGCTTTCGCTGATTAGAGAAATTGCTCCTGTTATAACGGCTTTAATTTGCGCGGGAAAAATTTCCTCTGGAATTGGGGCCGAATTAGGATCTATGAAAGTAACCGAACAAATTGACGCCATGGAAGTTTCGGCTGTAAATCCATACAATTATTTGGTTGTGACTAGAGTTTTAGCCTGCACTTTGATGGTTCCTATTTTAGTCTTTTTTGCTGATGCCATTGGAATTATTGGCGGTTACGTGGGTATAAATATTCATGGAGATGTCAATTTTTACAGGTTTTTAACCCAAATCGTTCAATCCTTAGAATATTTGGATCTGCTTCCAGCAACACTTAAAACTTTCTTTTTTGGATTTTTTATCGGAATCATTGGCTGTTATAAAGGTTTTAATGCTTCTAACGGAACAGAAAGCGTAGGACGAGCCGCAAATTCTGCAGTAGTTACAGCATCATTAAGCATTTTTATAATTGATATGGTCGCTGTTCAAATAACCGATTTATTCTTTTAA
- a CDS encoding AsmA family protein, producing the protein MPSSIKHTALKVLKITGITIVVILFLLFIIPLLFPGKIASEVKKIANERLDTKLEFTKSKLSFFTHFPSLTVALDDLSLTGSKPFNNDTLLSADQVAFGIDIKRLLFDNEVKINKLYVSDALINIMVNQKGQANYNIYVAPEDRDKKEDPNAPEEGTAIRLERIDLQNCHVKYNDRSAKILIDAKGFNYIGKGNLSDDIFDLATDAKIDNLDFFYDRTGYLRRKKVSADLITRINTHALTFILQKNELHINKLPLKFTGLFSILRDGYKINIKAASENTTVKDLLSVMPPEYLTWLERTEISGRSDLLLTFKGDYNVQKKQKPNLAFNLKINEGSVNYKNAPVPLTDFKMDLNAMLPSLDTEQLLVNLRTLKFKVGEKDYFNAYLHSKGLSEMSINASVKGALDLAVVDAALGLENIDLKGILKTNIQAKGLFSTSKKLFPKTIGGISLRNGWLKTKYYPNPITNITFIANMLNKAGTYQDLIVAVAPASFVFEGNPVYVNATLSDFSDLAYNAKIKGELNVGRIYQVFSQKGLDLTGYAKADLSLKGKQSYATTGQYDKLDNKGTLLLKNIKATSELFPKAFFIKEGHFRFQNEKMWFEKFNASYGKSDFDINGYLLNTINYFLESKGTLSGNFNLKSKLINVDEFMALEEGENKDRNIEVEYAKEDHPKMSGVVIIPKNLNVSLNANADKIEYNKLIFNKLNGKIGIKKEGFYLENVTFSIIDCVLGINALYKDESPTSAHYDAHFTAKDFDVQRAYKEIPMFHDMVSAAEKAHGIISVDYKVKGDLNGNMGPIYESMQGGGTINLRDVKIKGLKLFDGISSKTGQSGLNNPDMKGIEIKSTIDKNLINIEPFTFSVASFRPTIKGTTSFDGLLDLRMRLGLPLFGIIGFPIVITGTHEAPKIKIFSKTGQEINPAVYDEKNNKVIREEKVSKPKTKK; encoded by the coding sequence ATGCCTAGTTCAATCAAACATACCGCCTTAAAAGTTTTAAAAATTACTGGAATTACGATTGTGGTGATTTTGTTTTTGCTGTTTATTATTCCGTTGCTTTTTCCTGGAAAAATCGCTTCGGAAGTGAAGAAAATTGCCAATGAACGTCTGGATACAAAATTGGAATTTACCAAATCTAAACTATCATTCTTTACACATTTTCCTTCATTAACGGTAGCTTTAGATGATTTGTCTTTAACAGGTTCTAAACCTTTTAATAATGATACTTTATTAAGCGCTGATCAGGTTGCTTTTGGAATTGATATTAAGAGATTGCTTTTTGACAATGAAGTAAAAATCAATAAACTTTATGTTTCTGATGCTTTAATAAATATAATGGTCAACCAAAAAGGTCAAGCCAATTATAATATATATGTTGCCCCAGAAGACAGAGACAAAAAAGAAGACCCGAATGCTCCAGAAGAAGGAACTGCAATTCGACTAGAGCGTATTGATCTACAAAACTGCCATGTAAAATATAATGATCGTTCGGCAAAGATTCTGATTGATGCAAAAGGTTTTAATTATATCGGAAAAGGAAATCTAAGCGACGATATTTTTGATCTCGCAACCGATGCCAAAATTGATAATCTGGATTTCTTTTACGATCGAACAGGCTATTTGAGACGAAAAAAAGTGAGCGCCGATTTAATTACCCGCATTAATACGCATGCGCTTACCTTTATTCTTCAAAAAAATGAACTACACATCAATAAACTGCCTTTAAAATTTACTGGTTTATTTTCCATTTTAAGAGATGGATACAAAATCAATATAAAAGCAGCTTCAGAAAATACAACCGTGAAAGATTTACTTTCTGTAATGCCACCAGAATATTTAACCTGGCTAGAAAGAACAGAGATTTCGGGAAGAAGTGATTTACTGCTTACTTTCAAAGGAGATTATAACGTTCAGAAAAAACAAAAACCAAATTTAGCTTTCAATTTAAAAATCAACGAAGGTTCAGTAAACTATAAGAATGCGCCAGTTCCTTTAACCGATTTTAAAATGGATTTGAATGCGATGCTTCCGTCTCTGGACACCGAACAATTGCTGGTTAATTTGAGAACCTTGAAATTTAAGGTGGGCGAAAAAGATTACTTTAATGCTTATCTACACAGCAAAGGTCTAAGCGAAATGTCGATTAATGCAAGCGTGAAAGGCGCACTAGACCTTGCTGTAGTCGATGCTGCTCTAGGACTAGAAAATATCGATCTAAAAGGGATTTTAAAAACCAATATTCAGGCAAAAGGGCTTTTTAGCACTTCAAAAAAACTGTTCCCAAAAACTATTGGCGGAATTTCACTCCGAAATGGTTGGCTTAAAACAAAATATTATCCAAATCCTATTACCAATATCACTTTTATAGCCAATATGCTGAATAAAGCAGGAACGTATCAAGATTTGATTGTTGCCGTGGCACCTGCATCTTTTGTTTTTGAAGGAAATCCGGTTTATGTCAATGCCACATTATCCGATTTTAGCGATTTGGCTTATAATGCCAAAATTAAAGGAGAACTGAATGTGGGCAGAATCTATCAGGTATTCTCGCAAAAAGGTTTGGATTTAACCGGTTATGCCAAAGCTGATCTTTCGTTAAAAGGAAAACAAAGTTATGCCACAACCGGACAATATGATAAACTGGATAATAAAGGGACATTATTGCTAAAAAATATAAAAGCAACTTCAGAATTGTTTCCGAAAGCTTTCTTTATCAAAGAAGGACATTTCCGTTTTCAGAACGAAAAAATGTGGTTTGAAAAATTTAATGCTTCCTACGGAAAATCAGATTTTGATATCAATGGCTATCTGCTCAATACCATCAATTATTTCTTAGAATCAAAAGGAACTTTGAGCGGTAATTTCAACTTAAAATCAAAACTGATTAATGTGGACGAATTTATGGCGCTTGAAGAAGGTGAAAATAAAGATCGTAACATCGAAGTAGAATATGCCAAAGAAGATCATCCTAAAATGAGCGGTGTTGTTATTATTCCGAAAAACTTAAATGTCAGTTTAAATGCAAATGCAGACAAAATAGAGTACAATAAATTGATATTTAACAAATTAAACGGAAAAATAGGAATAAAAAAAGAAGGATTTTACTTAGAAAATGTTACCTTTAGTATTATTGACTGTGTTTTAGGTATTAATGCATTGTATAAAGACGAGTCTCCGACCTCTGCACATTATGATGCTCATTTTACGGCTAAAGACTTTGATGTTCAGAGAGCTTACAAAGAAATTCCGATGTTTCATGACATGGTTTCTGCAGCTGAAAAAGCACACGGAATCATTTCTGTCGACTATAAAGTAAAGGGAGATTTGAACGGCAATATGGGGCCCATTTATGAATCTATGCAAGGTGGCGGAACCATTAATTTACGCGATGTGAAAATTAAAGGGCTGAAACTTTTTGACGGAATCAGCTCTAAAACGGGACAAAGCGGTTTGAATAATCCTGATATGAAAGGAATTGAAATTAAATCGACAATAGATAAGAATCTTATAAATATTGAGCCATTTACCTTTAGTGTGGCCAGTTTTAGGCCAACTATTAAAGGAACTACAAGCTTTGATGGACTTTTGGATTTAAGAATGCGTTTAGGACTTCCGCTTTTCGGAATCATTGGTTTTCCGATTGTAATTACTGGAACGCACGAAGCTCCAAAAATTAAAATATTCAGCAAAACAGGACAAGAAATCAATCCCGCTGTCTATGACGAAAAAAACAATAAAGTTATTCGAGAAGAAAAAGTAAGCAAACCCAAAACAAAGAAATAA
- a CDS encoding MlaD family protein: protein MEKQSGYTWKLGMFVTIGLLLFILAVYFIGKQQNLFGSTFHITSQFKTVSGLEVGNNVRFSGINVGTVEQIQLKNDSTVVVVLVMKEDVREFIKTDATASIGSDGLMGDKVLTITPGAKSNKIIDDNGHIASVDGIEMQDIMKSVKKSVDNIGVISDEIAIFSHSMNNGNGALARLVKDDKMANSVSNTLSNLETGTKGFSENMEAAKSNFLFRGYFKKKEKEKKEKQEERKEKQEEQKQEEQKQEEAKKAETKN, encoded by the coding sequence ATGGAAAAGCAATCTGGATATACTTGGAAATTGGGAATGTTTGTAACGATAGGTTTACTGCTCTTTATTCTGGCTGTATATTTTATCGGAAAACAGCAAAACCTTTTCGGTTCAACCTTTCATATTACTTCTCAATTTAAAACAGTTAGCGGTTTAGAAGTCGGAAACAATGTTCGTTTTTCCGGAATTAATGTTGGAACTGTAGAACAAATTCAGCTAAAAAACGACTCAACTGTTGTTGTGGTTTTGGTAATGAAAGAAGATGTTCGAGAATTTATTAAAACCGATGCCACCGCTAGTATTGGTTCAGACGGTTTAATGGGCGACAAAGTACTGACTATTACACCAGGAGCCAAATCCAATAAAATTATTGACGATAACGGACATATTGCCTCTGTTGACGGAATTGAAATGCAAGACATCATGAAAAGCGTGAAGAAAAGCGTTGACAATATTGGCGTAATTTCAGATGAAATAGCCATTTTCAGTCATAGCATGAACAACGGAAACGGCGCTCTAGCAAGATTGGTAAAAGATGATAAAATGGCTAATAGCGTTTCGAATACACTTTCTAATCTAGAAACGGGAACAAAAGGGTTTAGTGAAAACATGGAAGCCGCAAAAAGCAATTTCCTATTCAGAGGCTACTTCAAGAAAAAAGAGAAAGAGAAAAAGGAGAAGCAAGAGGAAAGAAAAGAGAAGCAAGAGGAACAAAAGCAAGAAGAGCAAAAACAGGAAGAAGCTAAAAAAGCAGAAACTAAAAATTAA
- a CDS encoding NAD(P)/FAD-dependent oxidoreductase encodes MKLSSTETYWPLKNAIKQSYPSIDSDINADILIIGGGITGALTAYKLLNEGKKIVLVDRRDVCGGSTSGSTALLQYEIDVPLHQLIKLRGTRCAVDSYQNGKKAIFDLRNIIDEVGCDCGFEFKKSIHFTTLKKDVPYLKNEFKARKQHGFEISWLGRSELQKMGLNAIAGIESKTAAVMDPFKLASDLLFHCHEKGMPIFDRTNIASIQHQKGKIIATTGSKHVITADHIIHCTGYESTETLKEKVVDLKSTYVITSESQPDLPENFRHSIFWDTASPYHYIRTTEDNRIIMGGGDEDFKDTNKRDKLLPKKEQYLLKQFYKRFPDLDFKIDYSWAGTFGETKDGLPYFGKPNPRKNEHYILGFGGNGITFSVLAMNSILDSLHNKKNTDLEYYRFGR; translated from the coding sequence ATGAAATTGAGCTCTACCGAAACCTATTGGCCACTAAAAAATGCCATAAAACAAAGTTATCCTTCCATAGATTCCGATATTAACGCCGACATTTTAATAATTGGCGGTGGCATTACAGGCGCTTTAACCGCTTATAAATTACTAAACGAAGGAAAAAAAATTGTTCTTGTAGACCGTCGCGATGTCTGTGGCGGAAGCACTTCTGGAAGCACCGCTTTACTACAGTACGAAATTGATGTTCCATTGCATCAGCTCATCAAACTTCGTGGCACAAGATGTGCCGTAGACAGTTATCAAAATGGAAAAAAAGCTATTTTTGATCTTAGAAATATCATCGATGAAGTCGGCTGCGATTGTGGTTTTGAATTCAAAAAAAGCATTCATTTTACTACTTTAAAAAAGGATGTGCCTTATTTAAAAAATGAATTTAAAGCTAGAAAACAGCATGGTTTTGAAATCAGCTGGCTGGGCAGATCAGAATTGCAAAAAATGGGATTGAATGCCATTGCAGGAATAGAATCTAAAACGGCGGCAGTTATGGACCCTTTCAAACTTGCAAGCGATCTTCTATTCCATTGCCATGAAAAAGGCATGCCTATTTTTGATCGTACGAATATTGCTTCCATACAGCATCAAAAAGGTAAAATTATTGCCACTACAGGCTCAAAACATGTTATTACGGCCGACCATATTATTCATTGCACAGGCTACGAAAGCACAGAAACGCTAAAAGAGAAGGTTGTCGATTTAAAAAGCACTTACGTTATTACTTCTGAAAGTCAGCCTGATCTTCCAGAAAATTTCAGGCATTCTATATTTTGGGATACTGCTTCTCCTTACCACTATATAAGAACGACAGAAGATAATCGCATTATAATGGGCGGCGGAGATGAAGATTTTAAAGACACAAATAAACGCGATAAGTTACTGCCTAAAAAAGAGCAATATCTTTTAAAACAATTTTATAAACGATTTCCTGATCTAGATTTCAAAATTGACTATTCCTGGGCAGGAACTTTCGGTGAAACTAAAGATGGGCTTCCCTACTTCGGAAAACCAAATCCGAGGAAAAACGAACATTACATTCTAGGCTTCGGTGGAAACGGAATTACCTTCAGCGTTCTCGCAATGAATTCTATCCTAGATTCACTTCACAACAAAAAAAATACAGATTTGGAGTATTATCGATTTGGACGTTAG
- a CDS encoding low affinity iron permease family protein, giving the protein MNSQSQHKSSAFEKFATKVSKAAGSTPAFIGAFLLVVVWAASGPIFDYSETWQLVINTGTTIITFLMVFLIQKAQNKDSLAIQLKLNELVASNEQSSNSLVDIESMTEEEMIIIQKYYHHLSQLAKKDLSIRTSHSIAEANELHNRKKEKNIKPDNIKKTTKNTSKKITKK; this is encoded by the coding sequence ATGAATTCTCAATCTCAACATAAAAGCAGTGCATTCGAAAAGTTTGCTACAAAAGTTTCAAAAGCTGCAGGAAGTACTCCAGCTTTTATTGGTGCCTTTCTTCTTGTTGTGGTCTGGGCTGCTTCTGGACCTATTTTCGATTATTCAGAAACCTGGCAATTGGTCATCAATACAGGAACTACCATTATTACTTTTTTAATGGTTTTTTTAATTCAAAAAGCACAAAATAAAGATTCGCTTGCCATTCAGTTAAAACTAAATGAACTCGTGGCATCAAATGAACAGTCGAGTAACAGTCTTGTCGATATTGAAAGCATGACTGAAGAAGAAATGATCATTATCCAGAAATACTATCATCATTTAAGCCAATTGGCAAAAAAAGATCTAAGCATAAGAACTTCACATTCAATTGCCGAAGCAAATGAACTTCATAATCGAAAAAAAGAAAAAAATATAAAACCAGATAACATCAAAAAAACTACCAAAAACACCTCTAAAAAAATAACCAAAAAATGA
- a CDS encoding bifunctional helix-turn-helix transcriptional regulator/GNAT family N-acetyltransferase yields the protein MEFFDKVGKSALGSRLRLMTAVVTDDAAKIYELYGVDFVPKWFPVFYTLAEEREITITEIANEIGHSQPSVSKIIQEMIGAGLIEESAKTEDKRKNNVVLTEKGILISKKIKQQLEDIDVAIEGIIAESKHNLWAALEEWEFLLEQKSLIKRVSEQKKKRESKDVKIVDYKPEYQEAFRALNVEWISTYFEMEEADYKALDNPEEYILKKGGKILVALYENEPVGVCALIKMNNSEYDFEMAKMAVSPKAQGKSIGWLLGKAIAEKAKELGAKKIYLESNTILKPAINLYYKLGFEKVFGLETPYKRCNIQMELVL from the coding sequence ATGGAATTTTTTGATAAAGTTGGAAAATCGGCACTAGGAAGCCGTTTACGTTTAATGACTGCTGTTGTTACTGATGATGCTGCGAAAATATATGAATTGTATGGAGTTGATTTTGTGCCGAAATGGTTCCCAGTATTTTATACATTGGCCGAAGAGCGTGAAATTACAATCACTGAAATAGCCAATGAAATTGGACATTCGCAGCCTTCTGTCAGTAAAATTATTCAGGAAATGATTGGTGCTGGACTAATTGAAGAAAGCGCAAAAACAGAGGATAAAAGAAAGAATAATGTTGTTCTTACCGAAAAAGGAATTTTGATTTCGAAGAAAATCAAACAGCAGTTGGAAGATATTGATGTTGCAATTGAAGGAATAATTGCTGAAAGCAAACATAATCTATGGGCAGCATTGGAAGAGTGGGAATTTTTATTGGAGCAAAAATCTTTAATTAAAAGAGTTAGCGAACAAAAGAAAAAGAGAGAAAGCAAAGACGTAAAAATAGTTGACTATAAGCCAGAGTATCAGGAAGCTTTTAGAGCGCTGAACGTAGAATGGATTTCGACTTATTTTGAAATGGAAGAAGCTGATTATAAAGCATTGGACAATCCTGAAGAATATATTTTGAAAAAGGGAGGAAAAATTCTTGTGGCTTTGTATGAAAATGAACCTGTTGGAGTTTGTGCTTTAATTAAAATGAATAATTCTGAATATGATTTTGAGATGGCAAAAATGGCCGTTTCTCCAAAAGCACAAGGTAAAAGCATAGGCTGGCTTTTAGGAAAAGCAATTGCCGAGAAAGCAAAAGAACTCGGTGCTAAGAAAATATATTTAGAAAGTAACACGATCTTAAAACCCGCGATAAATCTATATTATAAACTAGGTTTCGAAAAAGTTTTTGGTCTCGAAACGCCTTATAAAAGATGTAATATTCAGATGGAGTTAGTTCTTTAA
- a CDS encoding DNA-deoxyinosine glycosylase → MKSFSFAPISSSNSKILILGTMPGTKSLELNQYYGHNQNNFWKFMFQILGEEFSNDYEIRKSLLIKNGIALWDVLQFCERVGSLDSAIKNEIANDFENFLETHPQIENILFNGQKAAAFFKKYVHLKKEYRTFTLPSTSPANAGKAFQDKLNEWNVIKNLL, encoded by the coding sequence ATGAAAAGTTTTTCGTTTGCTCCAATAAGTTCTTCCAACTCTAAAATTCTAATTTTAGGCACAATGCCTGGAACAAAATCTTTAGAACTCAATCAATATTATGGTCACAACCAGAATAACTTTTGGAAATTTATGTTTCAGATTTTGGGAGAAGAGTTTTCTAATGATTACGAAATACGAAAAAGCTTATTAATTAAAAACGGCATCGCACTCTGGGATGTCTTACAATTTTGCGAACGCGTTGGAAGCTTGGATAGCGCTATAAAGAATGAAATCGCAAATGATTTTGAAAATTTCTTAGAAACTCATCCTCAAATAGAAAACATTCTTTTTAACGGACAGAAAGCTGCCGCATTTTTTAAAAAGTATGTTCATTTAAAAAAAGAATATAGAACATTCACACTTCCATCGACAAGTCCTGCCAATGCTGGTAAGGCTTTTCAAGATAAATTAAACGAATGGAACGTCATTAAAAACTTATTGTAA